The stretch of DNA TCGGAAGTCCACTCCCAGATGGACCATCTGAAAACGAGGCTTTTCGCCTCGCAGGCGGACATCCATTCCTTCTCGGTGGGAAGGCGCTTTCCCTGCGCCTCGCAGTAAGCCTTCGCCTGGTACCAGGTGACGTTGACGGCGGGGGCGTCGGGCGAGTCGGTGACGAGCTTTTCCTTCGAGCCGGTTTTTTTGAGAAACGCCGTAAAATCCGCGGCCGAGACCTGCTGGCGGTCGAGGGCGCCCGATGCGGCAAGGGCCAGACCCGCGCCAAAGGCGAAAAGGACAAGAAGCCCCGCGCCGATCTTTCCTCTCCGCCGACGATCGATCATCCCCATCTATTCTCCATCGAGAAGACGCGCGCCCGTTTCGAAGGCCTCGCGGAAGCGATCGAGGCCGTGGCTTCCGCCGTTGACGAGCCGCCGCACCGCGGCGAGGTCTCCGGCGAGCACCCCTTCCTTGATCCGGCGCTCCTTGTCGGCCAGGA from bacterium encodes:
- a CDS encoding SUMF1/EgtB/PvdO family nonheme iron enzyme — protein: MIDRRRRGKIGAGLLVLFAFGAGLALAASGALDRQQVSAADFTAFLKKTGSKEKLVTDSPDAPAVNVTWYQAKAYCEAQGKRLPTEKEWMSACEAKSLVFRWSIWEWTSDEVRGRERGSGTPYKVLCGVGPACECAHAYPPGWKSPVKGFRCAKKSPNVRREGGAEVVRREVVRREARRYILTCPAAKPDTAKKGDR